A section of the Chryseobacterium ginsenosidimutans genome encodes:
- a CDS encoding DUF3853 family protein — protein sequence MKNIDPKTPIWRLTVEEFLEVSKEINSEKKYEYGLKGLAKMLGCSISKASEIKSSGLLDDAIIQKGNIIIIDKEKALALFAQK from the coding sequence ATGAAGAATATAGATCCCAAAACTCCGATATGGCGACTAACTGTTGAAGAATTTTTGGAGGTTTCCAAAGAAATTAATTCGGAAAAAAAATATGAATATGGATTGAAAGGTCTGGCGAAAATGCTGGGATGTTCTATTTCGAAAGCCTCGGAAATAAAATCTTCAGGACTGTTAGATGACGCCATCATTCAAAAAGGAAACATTATCATAATTGATAAGGAAAAGGCATTAGCGCTTTTTGCACAAAAATAA